In Amia ocellicauda isolate fAmiCal2 chromosome 7, fAmiCal2.hap1, whole genome shotgun sequence, one genomic interval encodes:
- the LOC136752444 gene encoding F-box/WD repeat-containing protein 9-like codes for MSGCRPPPRPEERDSSTAAQLYVQRVRSGVVDEGQHPLQAASDTDSQSLSPTLTRLPLTPPLSLSSPIVETSPCLSPCASPSLGEGSRLLSLPWELLARVASLLPARCVVSVLPHVCQALAGLGEDSAAWRLRAQRLTHGRPFPLLPRDDFHWPAACMEMEDLIGHWAGQGEGEGHYSLTGGHFASVDAVLLLEGGTLCASGGRDRNVNLWDLRQLGGPGGVGGALVRTLGSDPGGSHRGWVWSLAGNGSRLCSGSFDSTVRLWDLGAGGVSAGEVRGRAAVICLACLPDVLVAGSYDKKVTIYDPRASDPLVKSLRLHGNAVLCVAADDHYILSGSEDRTLAVFDRRAGRLLHKIQLSSFPRCLSYGCEGAELWAGDNQGQLHAFSPSCGSFLPLGQFSVGHRALVTGVHSSPGALYTCSTDCTVKAGPVCPPVHPSISLSVSPSVCLSVCHSVSVCLSLPLSVFLSWSLSPSLPVRVSLCVTCMSLANVYHTLSLSLFSLSLSRRCTSPVAPPGHCAHCSTTVL; via the exons ATGTCAGGGTGCAGGCCCCCCCCGAGGCCAGAGGAACGTGACAGCTCAACAGCCGCTCAGCTGTATGTTCAGCGCGTACGCAGTGGGGTGGTGGATGAGGGACAGCACCCTCTACAGGCCGCCAGCGACACTGACTCCCAGAGCCTGAGCCCCACCCTTACCAG gctcCCGCTCACTCCTCCCCTCAGCTTGTCCTCCCCCATCGTGGAGACCAGTCCCTGCCTGTCCCCCTGTGCCAGCCCCTCCCTGGGCGAGGGCTCTAGGCTGCTGTCGCTGCCCTGGGAGCTGCTGGCGCGGGTGGCGTCCCTGCTGCCGGCACGCTGCGTGGTGTCGGTGTTGCCCCACGTGTGCCAGGCGCTGGCCGGCCTGGGGGAGGACAGTGCCGCATGGAGGCTCCGCGCCCAGAGGCTCACGCACGGCCGGCCCTTCCCCCTGCTGCCCCGGGACGACTTCCACTGGCCGGCCGCATGCATGGAGATGGAGGATCTGATCGGACACTGGgcgggacagggggagggagaggga CACTACTCCCTGACGGGGGGGCACTTCGCTTCGGTGGACGCCGTGCTGCTGTTGGAGGGGGGCACTCTGTGTGCCTCGGGGGGGCGCGACCGCAACGTCAACCTGTGGGACTTGCGGCAGCTGGGTGGCCcggggggggtgggaggggcGCTGGTGCGCACGCTGGGCTCGGACCCGGGCGGCTCGCACCGCGGCTGGGTGTGGAGTCTGGCCGGGAACGGCAGCCGGCTCTGCTCTGGCTCCTTCGACAGCACCGTGCGGCTCTGGGACCTGGGCGCGGGGGGGGTCAGCGCCGGGGAGGTCAGAGGTCGTGCCGCTGTGATCTGCCTGGCCTGCCTGCCCGACGTGCTGGTGGCCGGGTCCTACGACAAGAAGGTGACCATCTACGACCCCAGAG CATCCGACCCGCTGGTGAAGAGCCTGCGTCTCCATGGTAACGCCGTGCTGTGCGTCGCCGCAGACGACCACTACATCCTGTCTGGGAGTGAGGACCGCACCCTGGCCGTGTTCGACCGCCGGGCCGGCAGACTGCTGCACAAGATACAG cTGAGCTCTTTCCCGCGGTGCCTGAGCTACGGGTGTGAGGGGGCGGAGCTGTGGGCAGGGGATAACCAGGGTCAGCTGCACGCTTTCTCCCCATCCTGCGGCTCCTTCCTGCCCCTGGGGCAGTTCTCTGTGGGGCACCGCGCCCTCGTCACCGGCGTGCACAGCTCCCCTGGCGCTCTGTACACCTGCTCCACTGACTGCACTGTCAAGGCAGGGCCTGTCTGTCCccccgtccatccatctatctctctgtctgtctctccatccgtctgtctgtctgtttgtcactctgtctctgtctgtctctccctccctctgtctgtttTCCTGTcttggtctctctctccctctcttcctgtgCGTGTCTCCCTGTGTGTCACTTGTATGAGTCTTGCCAATGTAtatcacacactctctctctctctcttctctctctctctctctcgcaggtGCACCTCCCCTGTGGCCCCCCCAggacactgtgcacactgcagCACCACAGTGTTATAA
- the cc2d1a gene encoding coiled-coil and C2 domain-containing protein 1A, whose translation MNRSRQPPRARGTGAAAARQMGLLLDLPPDGGVELGGNEADLETELLAIVGESGPAKKERGRAPVPMADIERMAALCMKDLDEDEEEEEDGDLEGDEDLMAELNEVLQEESEPETTPPPRQGPTPCPAPGTPISSGGLESLLTERIDMYQAAIINTRAAGESSKTRRYERGLKTLQSMLSSVKKGKPISEEEIPPPVATGSTPALPQAPPPEKPGPIREQVGRPEDTPALSANERALQEAPPIRPKPSLLVPPQGCPATTPETPLISPLTPSQPDSLPPTGVRALVLSRQREYKLAALKAKQSGRTELARSLYHSSKLLDPVLEALNRGESVDLGTVPPPPDPVTDSPAPPVQSTPQPPATALPPTAEPAPRSVAEALQQRMEKYRVAAETAKSKGDDRKARMHQRIIKQYQDAIRANKAGRPVNLSELPVPPGCPPLQGSEARDGQQSIMGVLETAMKLANQDADAEEEGGPEEEDVKSVLRPAAPRPPAHRNTGVTPAPTDNPKPKMGPKAQQQTELLQTRKQQLLKAALRAKQLGDMQGAALHLRHAKGLEPMIAAASAGLPIDISKMPSAPVSDSEYTLVQSSGPSLSPAKVQQYRQLMDLLKQQHQKCLSHSQQFTSLGNVAETARFERLSDHCLQSLAVLRRAHGGGQPVPAYHYEERTISTVKVFPKLSSSEMQLTIVKGINLPAPSGSPNDLDASIRFEFPFPSLEEAQRDKTSTVKNTNCPEFGDHFQLSISRGHRALKRVIHSKGIRLEVVHKGGLFKGDKVVGTGQLKLEALDTQCEIRQFVEVLDGRRPTGGRVEVRVRIREPLEGPQLDTVTERWLVIDPPAAKPPPAAAPKSQRSSDPPKDNNANRSAPYKLHSLSLLNYDKERAERKLSECRQSRRDPPADLLQQHKDVCRRLQWQRGVLERPSPGLLKDYEAVLKKFIVGLGDSVKQLSSQGHREAARDALYRMKMVESEMESLQKRRPRAI comes from the exons ATGAACCGCAGCCGGCAGCCCCCCCGAGCCCGGGGCACCGGAGCGGCCGCGGCCAGACAG atgggGCTGCTCTTGGACCTTCCCCCAGATGGAGGAGTGGAGCTTGGTGGCAATGAGGCGGACCTGGAGACCGAGCTCCTGGCTATTGTTGGTGAAAGTGGACCGGCCAAgaaagagagaggcagag ccccgGTCCCCATGGCAGATATTGAGCGCATGGCGGCTCTGTGTATGAAGGACCTGGATGaggatgaagaggaggaggaggatggagaTCTGGAGGGAGATGAAGACCTCATG GCGGAGCTAAATGAAGTACTGCAGGAGGAATCAGAGCCAGagaccaccccccctccccggcAGGGCCCCACCCCTTGCCCCGCCCCGGGAACTCCCATCAGCTCAGGGGGGCTGGAGTCCCTCCTCACGGAGAGGATCGACATGTACCAGGCTGCCATTATCAACACCAGGGCAGCGGGGGAGAGCAGCAAGACGCGCAGATACGAGAGAGGACTGAAG ACCCTGCAGTCTATGCTCTCGTCCGTCAAGAAGGGAAAGCCAATCAGTGAGGAGGAGATCCCTCCCCCTGTCGCCACGGGCAGCACGCCTGCGCTTCCACAGGCCCCGCCCCCCGAGAAGCCCGGGCCAATCAGAGAGCAGGTGGGGCGGCCTGAGGACACGCCCGCCCTCTCGGCAAATGAGAGAGCTCTCCAGGAGGCCCCGCCCATCCGGCCCAAGCCCAGCCTCCTGGTACCCCCCCAAGGTTGCCCTGCAACGACCCCGGAGACGCCCCTGATCTCACCCCTGACCCCGAGCCAGCCGGACAGCCTGCCACCCACAG GAGTGCGTGCGCTGGTTCTCAGTCGGCAGAGGGAGTACAAACTGGCGGCTCTGAAGGCCAAGCAGAGTGGCAGGACAGAGCTGGCCCGCTCCCTGTACCACAGCAGCAAG CTGTTGGACCCGGTCCTGGAGGCTCTGAACAGAGGGGAGTCCGTGGACCTGGGCACCGTCCCGCCGCCACCAG ACCCTGTGACGGACAGCCCAGCCCCTCCAGTCCAgtccaccccccaacccccagcaACAGCCCTGCCCCCCACGGCAGAGCCAG CGCCGCGCAGTGTGGCGGAGGCGCTGCAGCAGAGGATGGAGAAGTATCGCGTTGCTGCGGAGACCGCCAAGAGCAAGGGGGACGACCGCAAGGCCAGGATGCACCAGCGCATCATCAAG cAATATCAGGATGCTATCAGAGCCAACAAGGCCGGCCGGCCGGTCAACCTGTCAGAGCTGCCTGTGCCCCCAG GGTGCCCGCCACTCCAGGGGTCAGAGGCCAGAGATGGGCAGCAGAGCATCATGGGAGTGCTGGAGACCGCTATGAAGCTGGCCAATCAGGATGCAGACGCAGAGGAAGAGGGCGGGCCAGAGGAGGAAGATGTGAAG TCGGTTTTGCGCCCTGCTGCCCCTCGCCCCCCCGCCCATCGTAACACAGGGGTGACCCCAGCCCCCACAGACAACCCCAAACCAAAGATGGGACCCAAGG CCCAGCAGCAGACGGAGCTGCTGCAGACTCGGAAGCAGCAGCTCCTGAAAGCAGCTCTGCGTGCGAAGCAGCTGGGGGACATGCAGGGGGCAGCGCTGCACCTGCGTCACGCCAAGGGCCTGGAGCCCATGATCGCCGCGGCCAGCGCCGGCCTGCCCATTGACATCTCCAAG ATGCCCAGCGCTCCGGTCAGTGACAGTGAGTACACGCTGGTCCAGTCCTCCGGCCCCTCCCTGTCCCCAGCCAAGGTGCAGCAGTACAGACAGCTGATGGACCTGCTgaaacagcagcaccag aagTGTCTCAGTCACTCTCAGCAGTTCACATCCCTGGGGAACGTAGCTGAGACGGCcag GTTCGAGCGGCTGTCGGATCACTGCCTGCAGTCCCTGGCTGTGCTGCGTCGGGCCCACGGGGGGGGACAGCCCGTGCCGGCATACCACTATGAGGAGCGCACCATCAGCACCGTCAA ggtcTTCCCAAAGCTATCCAGCTCTGAGATGCAGTTGACTATAGTGAAGGGTATCAACCTGCCTGCTCCTTcag GGTCCCCTAATGATCTGGATGCTAGCATTCGCTTTGAGTTTCCCTTCCCCAGCCTG gAGGAGGCTCAGAGGGATAAGACTAGCACAGTAAAGAACACCAACTGCCCAG AGTTCGGGGACCACTTCCAGCTGTCCATCTCCCGGGGTCACCGAGCACTCAAGAGGGTCATCCACAGCAAGGGCATCCGGCTGGAGGTCGTCCACAAGGG GGGCCTGTTTAAGGGAGACAAGGTTGTGGGCACAGGGCAGCTCAAACTGGAAGCTCTGGACACGCAGTGTGAGATCAGACAGTTTGTGGAG gtgctgGACGGCCGCAGGCCCACGGGGGGGCGTGTGGAGGTCAGGGTGCGCATCAGGGAGCCGCTGGAGGGGCCGCAGCTGGACACGGTCACTGAGCGTTGGCTCGTCATCGACCCCCCCGCCGCTAAACCGCCCCCg gcAGCTGCACCTAAATCCCAGCGCTCCAGTGACCCCCCCAAAGACAACAATGCCAA tcgcTCTGCTCCCTACAAGCTCCACAGCCTCAGTTTGCTGAACTATGACAAGGAGAGAGCCGAGCGGAAG CTGTCAGAGTGCCGTCAGTCTCGGCGGGACCCCCCCGCTGACCTGCTGCAGCAGCACAAGGACGTGTGTCGCCGGCTGCAGTGGCAGAGAGGGGTGCTGGAGCGGCCCTCCCCCGGCCTGCTGAAGG ACTACGAGGCCGTGCTGAAGAAGTTCATTGTCGGACTGGGAGACTCTGTCAAACAGCTGTCCAGCCAGGGACACCGG GAAGCTGCTAGAGATGCCCTGTACCGGATGAAGATGGTGGAGAGCGAG atGGAATCCCTACAGAAGAGGCGCCCAAGAGCCATCTGA